CGTCACGCTCCTGGCCCTGTTGGTGGGCAGTGTGAGTGCTGTGCTGATCACCCGGCAAATCACCCGCCCCCTCAACGACACGCTTCAGTCCTTGCAGCGCATCGCTGACGGCGACTTGGCTCAAAGCCCGCCAGTCACTCGCCGCGACGAGTTCGGCGCTTTGCAGCTGGGCGTGCAAAGTATGGCTGATAATCTGCGTGAGCTGATTGGTGGCATTCGCGACAGCGTGACGCAGATCGCCAGTGCCGCCGAGGAGCTGTCAGCGGTGACCGAGCAAACCCGAGTCGGCGTCAACAGCCAGAAAGAGGAAACCGATCAGGTCGCCACCGCTATGCAGGAAATGTCCGCCACTGTGCATGAGGTGGCGCGTAATGCCGAACAGGCATCCCAAGCTGCAACCGGTGCCGACGGAGAAGCACGCAATGGTGACAAGGTAGTGAACGAGGCCATCAGCCAGATCGAACGTCTCGCCGAAGAAGTCGCCCGTTCGACCGAAGCCATGGAATTACTGAAACAGGAAAGCAGCAAGATCGGCACCGTCATGGACGTGATCAAGACAGTCGCCGATCAGACCAACCTGCTGGCCTTGAACGCCGCCATCGAAGCAGCCCGCGCGGGCGAAGCCGGACGCGGCTTTGCCGTCGTTGCTGATGAAGTGCGCTCACTGGCGCAACGCACACAGCAGTCCACCGAGGAAATCGAGGCACTGGTGGCTGCCGTGCACAGCGGCACCCAGCAGGTAGCCAGCCGGCTGACCAGCAGCCATGCGCTGGCTGGCAGCAGTGTCGAACTGACCCGCACAGCGGGTACGGCGCTGAGCAGTATTACCGAGAGCGTGTCCAACATCCAGTCGATGAACCAGCAGATCGCCGCGGCGGCCGAGCAGCAAAGTGCGGTAGCCGAGGAGATCAGTCGCAGTGTGGTCAACGTTCGCGACGTAGCCGAGCAGAGTGCCACCGGCAGCGATCAGACAGCCGCCTCCAGCATTGAGCTGGCACGATTGGGTAATGAACTGCAGGTGATGGTCAGCCGGTTCCAGGTATAACCCCCCTCAGCAGATCACCGGGCGCGAAGCAGTCGAACTGCCACGCGCCCGGCAATGATCCTGTTTGCGCGCGGCTTATGCCGGCGCGCACTGCCGTTTCTGTCGCTCCTCCTCTACCAGCTCCTTCTTCGACAGCTTGCCCACCGGCGTACGCGGCAGGGCATCACGGATTTCCATGGCGGCCAGACGTTCGTGCTTGCCCAGGCGCGTCGCGAGGAAGTTCTGCAGGGTGGCAAAATCGAAGGGCTCGGCGCCGGTCCGCAGCTTGATGAAGGCCTTGGGCGCCTGACCGCGATAGGCATCCTCAACGCCGATCACCGAGACCTCCTCGACCGCCGGGTGCTCGTAGATGGCCTCCTCGATCATGCGCGGATAGACGTTGTAGCCGCTGCACAGGATCATGTCCTTGGTGCGGTCGACGATATAGACCCATCCCTCCTCGTCCATGTAACCGATATCTCCCGTGCGCAGGAAGCCATCGGCAGTCATCGCCTCGGCAGTGGCGTCTGGGCGCTGCCAATAACCTGCAGTCACATTCAACCCGGCAATACAGACTTCACCATGCTCTCCCGCCGGCAGCGCGCCCGGCGAGCCATCCAGAGGCGCAATGCGAATCTGTGCGCCGGGTACCGGGATGCCGCAGGAACCAGGGCGCGCTGGCGCATCGCGCGGTGTGAAGGTGCCCGTGGTGGTCGTCTCGGTCATGCCCCAGCCCTCGCGCAGGGCGCAACCAGCCACCTGTTGGTAACGCTGCTGCACTTCCAGCGGCAAGGGTGCGCCGCCTGAGTTGCACAACTTGAGCGAGGTCAGATCCAGTTTGGCGGCCAGCGGATGCGCCAGCAGACCGATGAACATGGTCGGTACGCCGGGGAAGGTAGTGATGCGGCTCTGGTGAATTTCCTGCAGTACACTTTCGGCATCGAAGCGCGGATGCAGATAGACCTCGGCGGCCATACGCAGACTGAACAGCATATTGATCATCAGCGCATAAATATGGAATGGCGGCAGCACCGCCAGCACCCGCTCCTGCCCCATCTGCAGCGACTCATCCAGAATCGCCTGCAACTGCGCGCAGCTGGCGGTGAGGTTGGCATGGGTCAACATTGCCCCTTTGGGCGCGCCGGTGGTGCCGCCGGTGTATTGCAACACGGCCAGGGAGTCGGCCGGATCGTTGATCGGCCAGGAGGTGAAGTTACCTTCGTTATCCAGCAGGCTGGCAAAGGAATGGCAGTCCTGGTCGAATGTTACCTCTACCGATGGCCCGAGCTGCGCTGCCTGCGCGTCGCTTGCCGCATCGCAGAACTCCGTGAAACTGCCGACTATCAAGGTCTGCAGGCCGCTGATC
Above is a genomic segment from Halopseudomonas litoralis containing:
- a CDS encoding long-chain-fatty-acid--CoA ligase, which gives rise to MSANAELRWLDSYPDSMRWDTSLATGPVWALLDKAVADFPEHPAINFLGSRISYRQLDALVRRAACGFQRLGVRPGVHVGLYLPNTPHYFIAFLGVLRAGGTVVNYSPLDAERTLTQKIHDSQTTLMVTLDLASLYPQMASLCQISGLQTLIVGSFTEFCDAASDAQAAQLGPSVEVTFDQDCHSFASLLDNEGNFTSWPINDPADSLAVLQYTGGTTGAPKGAMLTHANLTASCAQLQAILDESLQMGQERVLAVLPPFHIYALMINMLFSLRMAAEVYLHPRFDAESVLQEIHQSRITTFPGVPTMFIGLLAHPLAAKLDLTSLKLCNSGGAPLPLEVQQRYQQVAGCALREGWGMTETTTTGTFTPRDAPARPGSCGIPVPGAQIRIAPLDGSPGALPAGEHGEVCIAGLNVTAGYWQRPDATAEAMTADGFLRTGDIGYMDEEGWVYIVDRTKDMILCSGYNVYPRMIEEAIYEHPAVEEVSVIGVEDAYRGQAPKAFIKLRTGAEPFDFATLQNFLATRLGKHERLAAMEIRDALPRTPVGKLSKKELVEEERQKRQCAPA